The following proteins come from a genomic window of Sesamum indicum cultivar Zhongzhi No. 13 linkage group LG10, S_indicum_v1.0, whole genome shotgun sequence:
- the LOC105172468 gene encoding transcription factor MYB86: MGRHSCCYKQKLRKGLWSPEEDEKLIKHITRYGHGCWSSVPKLAGLQRCGKSCRLRWINYLRPDLKRGTFSLEEENLIIELHAVLGNRWSQIAAQLPGRTDNEIKNLWNSSIKKKLRQKGIDPNTHKPLSEAAHNQEKTSPNTKNSNDKTSETYSSELSFFDGENSDNQAILAAENPKPSNSLRQSSNLADAPPTSAHELFLNRFLASHDQTSSTTSSRPSDFSGFLSFRQLHYGPNSGLSTNPNTNLVFSTNDLKCLDIVPDHFSFNLPARIKPDRNFPSDNPVSPFSTKFQNWEACDNGISTSNVNTFLENNGFQWGAADCVKSEKSGGELTPEDIKITEYLQSPFLQGNTLQDYQTPEDIYGETKSSQALFTAADQGPLMTNWHTNQQQQSFQAAEIYSKHLQRIPAAFGQFS, encoded by the exons ATGGGCAGGCATTCTTGCTGCTACAAGCAGAAGTTAAGGAAAGGGCTTTGGTCCCCGGAGGAAGATGAGAAGCTTATAAAGCACATAACTAGATATGGACATGGCTGCTGGAGCTCAGTCCCGAAGCTCGCAG GGCTGCAAAGGTGTGGGAAGAGCTGCAGGTTGAGGTGGATCAATTACCTGAGACCTGATTTGAAAAGAGGGACGTTTTCCCTGGAGGAAGAGAACTTGATCATTGAACTGCATGCAGTTCTTGGAAACAG GTGGTCACAGATTGCTGCACAATTGCCTGGAAGAACGGACAACGAAATCAAGAACCTGTGGAATTCCTCCATCAAGAAAAAACTGAGGCAAAAGGGCATTGACCCCAACACTCACAAACCTCTCTCAGAAGCAGCtcacaatcaagaaaaaacatCCCCAAACACCAAAAACAGCAATGACAAAACATCCGAAACATATTCCAGTGAACTCAGTTTCTTCGACGGTGAAAACTCCGACAATCAAGCAATTCTTGCAGCAGAAAACCCAAAACCATCCAATTCACTCCGACAATCAAGTAATTTAGCTGATGCTCCTCCGACTTCAGCGCACGAACTCTTTCTCAACAGGTTTCTTGCCAGCCATGATCAGACAAGCTCCACCACCAGTTCCCGGCCTTCTGATTTTTCCGGCTTCTTATCCTTTCGGCAGCTACATTACGGGCCAAATTCCGGGCTTTCCACAAATCCCAACACTAATCTTGTCTTCAGTACAAATGATCTCAAGTGCTTAGACATCGTTCCTGATCACTTCAGTTTCAATCTTCCAGCCCGAATAAAGCCCGACAGAAACTTCCCGTCCGACAACCCCGTCAGCCCTTTTAGTACAAAATTCCAGAATTGGGAAGCCTGTGATAATGGAATCAGCACAAGCAATGTAAACACCTTTCTGGAAAACAATGGCTTCCAATGGGGAGCTGCGGATTGTGTAAAATCAGAGAAATCAGGAGGAGAATTGACCCCAGAAGACATCAAGATCACAGAATATCTGCAATCTCCGTTCTTACAGGGAAACACTCTACAAGATTATCAAACACCTGAAGACATATACGGCGAAACGAAATCATCACAAGCACTCTTTACAGCCGCTGATCAGGGCCCGTTGATGACTAACTGGCATACAAATCAGCAGCAACAATCTTTCCAGGCTGCGGAAATATACAGCAAGCATCTGCAGAGGATTCCGGCCGCCTTCGGACAATTTTCCTAG